The following is a genomic window from Methanoplanus sp. FWC-SCC4.
GGCACTTCTGTCAAAATGCCATGCATGGCATGTCCGGTCTCATGGAAAAGCGTCTCCATTTCAACTGGTGATAAGAGTGAAGGCTTATCCCCTGCGGGCGGTCTTAGATTATCGACAATTACCACAACCGGCGTTGTGTATGTACCGTTTTTTATCCTCCCGTTTATGATTCCTGAAGTATAAGTGTACCTGACTTTTCCTTCTCTTTTATATAAATCCAGATACAGGTATCCGATTGTCTTATTGTCCGTCATGTTGCTGACTTCAAACAGACGAACATCAGGTGACCAGACCGAAGGATTTGAAACCTCCTCAAAGCTGACTCCGAAAAGGGCCGAGCAGGTGTCAAAAAGTCCTGAAAGGACTCTTTCCATCGGGAAATACTCCCTGACCTCTTCTTTGTCATAGTCGTAATCCTGTTTTCTTATTTTCTCCCTTAGATAATATACATCCCAGGGATTAACTGACGTTGCCTTTGGATCAAGAGTCTTTTTGACAGCAAGAAGTTCTTCGAGCTCTGCAGTTGTCTTATTCTGAAGAGGTGCTTTGAGGGTATTTAGAAATGTCATGACCCCTGCACTGTCTTTTGCCATGCTGTTGTTATCCAGCTTGTAATCGGCCCATGTTAAAAATCCTGCCTCCTCTGCAATACTGCGGCGGAGATCAAGGGCCTCCTCAAGAACCGGAATGTTTTCATCTGCCTGCACGTTAAAAAAAGTCTGGTACATTTTTTTGCGGGTTTCTTCATTTTCCGCACTAATGATTACCGAAAAGAGGTTTGGGTATGTCATTGTGACGGTATAGTTGCCTGATTCGGTTTCGGAGAATCCTGACAGCACTTCCGCCGACAATCCGGAAAGATCAGCGGCGGTAAACTCAAGGGTGGTGTTGTCGTTGTTTAAGTTGAGGATATATTCTGATTCAAGTTTTACCAGCCTGTTGTTCATCCCACGGAGTTTTGAACGACGTTCGTCAGAGAGCCCAAGTCCTGATTTTTCAAATTTACTTAATATTTTATTGTAAAGGCGTGATTCCTGTCCTGTACGGGGATTTTGTCCTTTGAGTGCATCATAGAGATCAGGGCGTGTCATAACATCATTTAAGAAGATTTTGTATGATTCATCCGCTGATTGTCCCTCTGCTGCAATTTCAGGGTCCGGATGTAAATCCCGCATCAGGGTAAGGGGAAATATGGCATTTTCATGATCAGAAACCGTCTCCTCAAAGGCAAGAACAGTATTGTCAAAGTTTCTCTCCTCCGGTAAAATTGCTGCAATTTGATTAAAAGATTCGTTTGCATCGGCCTGTGCCTTTCCGGCAAGGCGGGTTATTTCACCGTGTGAGTATTCTGTCTGTATAGGTCCGGTGGTGCTTGTAACAACCGGTATATCGGACTCTGCCGGAGAGCTCTGAATGCATCCTGCTGACATTACAAGAATGAAAGCGATGATGAGTGTACTAAAGACCCGGCAAAAACGGGTCAGGGAATCGTTGTCAGGCATTGATAATCAGCTGTTTTTTAATTTTGCATGATGTCTGATAAATGGTATGATATGTTCCACCTGACCGGAGGTTTTTTTGTTAATCTGAATATTATGGTGAAAAATGTATGGGCAGGTGCTTTATTACAGG
Proteins encoded in this region:
- a CDS encoding M3 family metallopeptidase; protein product: MPDNDSLTRFCRVFSTLIIAFILVMSAGCIQSSPAESDIPVVTSTTGPIQTEYSHGEITRLAGKAQADANESFNQIAAILPEERNFDNTVLAFEETVSDHENAIFPLTLMRDLHPDPEIAAEGQSADESYKIFLNDVMTRPDLYDALKGQNPRTGQESRLYNKILSKFEKSGLGLSDERRSKLRGMNNRLVKLESEYILNLNNDNTTLEFTAADLSGLSAEVLSGFSETESGNYTVTMTYPNLFSVIISAENEETRKKMYQTFFNVQADENIPVLEEALDLRRSIAEEAGFLTWADYKLDNNSMAKDSAGVMTFLNTLKAPLQNKTTAELEELLAVKKTLDPKATSVNPWDVYYLREKIRKQDYDYDKEEVREYFPMERVLSGLFDTCSALFGVSFEEVSNPSVWSPDVRLFEVSNMTDNKTIGYLYLDLYKREGKVRYTYTSGIINGRIKNGTYTTPVVVIVDNLRPPAGDKPSLLSPVEMETLFHETGHAMHGILTEVPYGILSGANVDFDFSELPSMTLEEWVWDPQVLESLSGHYKNTSKKIPAELCDIIIEDHFGDPSYFYSVQLIYSLEDMRFHTARGRVNATEIWSKTNEEMTGMHDTTRQPARFDYMMDGSYDAAYYGYLWSEANAFNIVDEFKKDGMLNRTTGMRLRNEILSKGNMEDGSVLLENFLGKEPGPEALYKVMGIDVAEA